A genomic region of Miscanthus floridulus cultivar M001 chromosome 3, ASM1932011v1, whole genome shotgun sequence contains the following coding sequences:
- the LOC136545895 gene encoding protein SRC2 homolog, whose protein sequence is MGSRYELEVTVGSARDLKNVNWRHGDLKPYAVVWIDSGAKCSTRVDLDNGENPVWDEKLLVPLPPSSRLDDAVLYIDVVHANAAEGVKTLVGSARLPLRDVLDDAGIGGKASRNLRLKRPSGRPHGRLDVRVAVKEPSRYYDPNPYPAPAGYANAGTRDPYGSSAAAAAGGYYGSGGGGYGGSGGGYGSGGAYGSGGGYGAAQPYTAAPPAGYPSTYGSAPPPPQPAYGAPPAAAYGAPPVAAATTAYGTSAVGADGKKKNKMGMGTGLAVGAAAGVLGGLALAGGASYLEDKFEDRVSERVEENLEREDSYGGGGYGGGYDDYGGGDDY, encoded by the coding sequence ATGGGCTCCCGCTACGAGTTGGAGGTGACCGTGGGCTCCGCCCGTGACCTCAAGAACGTCAACTGGCGTCACGGCGACCTGAAGCCGTACGCCGTGGTGTGGATCGACTCCGGCGCCAAGTGCTCCACCCGCGTCGACCTCGACAACGGCGAGAACCCCGTGTGGGACGAAAAGCTCCTGGTCCCGCTCCCGCCCTCCTCCCGCCTCGACGACGCCGTCCTCTACATCGACGTCGTGCACGCCAACGCCGCCGAGGGCGTCAAGACGCTCGTGGGATCCGCGCGCCTCCCGCTCCGCGACGTCCTCGACGACGCCGGGATCGGGGGCAAGGCCTCGCGCAACCTCCGCCTCAAGCGCCCCTCGGGCCGCCCGCacggccgcctcgacgtccgcgtCGCCGTCAAGGAGCCGTCCAGGTACTATGACCCCAACCCTTACCCGGCCCCCGCGGGCTACGCCAACGCGGGCACCCGTGACCCCTACGGCTcgtccgctgctgctgctgctggcggcTACTACGGCTCCGGAGGAGGCGGCTACGGCGGATCCGGAGGTGGCTACGGCTCCGGTGGCGCctacggcagcggcggcggctacggCGCCGCGCAGCCCTACACCGCGGCGCCCCCGGCGGGGTACCCTTCCACCTACggctccgcgccgccgccgcctcagccGGCGTACGGCGCTCCTCCTGCCGCAGCGTACGGCGCTCCTCctgtcgccgccgccaccaccgcgtaCGGAACCAGCGCCGTTGGTgccgacggcaagaagaagaacaagatgggGATGGGGACGGGGCTGGcagtgggcgcggcggcgggcgtGCTCGGAGGGCTGGCGCTGGCCGGCGGGGCCAGCTacctggaggacaagttcgaggACCGCGTGTCGGAGAGGGTGGAGGAGAACCTGGAGAGGGAGGACTCCTACGGAGGCGGCGGCTACGGGGGTGGCTACGACGACTATGGCGGCGGCGACGACTACTGA